One region of Peromyscus eremicus chromosome 4, PerEre_H2_v1, whole genome shotgun sequence genomic DNA includes:
- the LOC131908204 gene encoding olfactory receptor 5AR1 — protein sequence MDTENHSVVTEFIFMGITQDPQLQIIFFVVFLIVYLVNVVGNVGMIILIITDNQLHTPMYFFLCNLSFVDLGYSSAIAPRMLADCLTKHKVISFASCATQFAFFVGFVDAECYVLAAMAYDRFVAICRPLHYSTLMSKKVCLALMLGSYLAGLVSLVAHTSLTFSLSYCGSNIINHFFCEIPPLLALSCSDTYISEILLFSLCGFIEFSTILIIFISYAFILIAIIRMRSAEGRLKAFSTCGSHLTGVTLFYGTVMFMYLRPTSSYSLDQDKWASVFYTIIIPMLNPLIYSLRNKDVKAAFKKLIGKKPQ from the coding sequence ATGGATACAGAAAATCACTCAGTTGTGACAGAGTTTATCTTTATGGGCATCACTCAAGACCCTCAGCTGCAGATCATCTTTTTTGTGGTCTTCCTTATTGTCTACCTGGTCAATGTGGTAGGGAATGTTGGCATGATCATCCTGATCATAACAGACAATCAGCTTCATACTCCCATGTACTTTTTCCTCTGCAACCTCTCCTTCGTTGACCTGGGCTACTCCTCCGCCATTGCTCCCAGGATGTTGGCTGATTGTCTGACCAAGCACAAAGTTATCTCTTTCGCCAGCTGTGCCACccaatttgctttctttgtgggttttgtggATGCGGAGTGCTATGTTCTGGCTGCCATGGCCTATGACCGATTTGTGGCCATCTGCAGACCTCTTCACTATAGCACTCTCATGTCCAAGAAAGTCTGCTTGGCCCTGATGCTGGGCTCTTACCTGGCTGGCCTAGTGAGTTTAGTGGCCCACACTTCCCTCACTTTCAGCCTCAGTTACTGTGGTTCCAATATCATCAACCATTTCTTCTGTGAAAtcccaccactcctggctctctCTTGTTCAGATACCTACATCAGTGAGATACTGCTGTTCAGCTTGTGTGGCTTCATTGAGTTCAGCACCATCCTTATCATCTTCATTTCCTATGCCTTCATCCTCATTGCAATCATCAGAATGCGATCAGCTGAAGGCCGCCTAAAGGCTTTTTCCACCTGTGGGTCTCACCTTACTGGTGTCACCCTCTTTTACGGTACAGTCATGTTCATGTATCTGAGGCCAACATCCAGCTACTCCCTGGACCAAGACAAGTGGGCCTCTGTGTTCTACACTATTATCATTCCTATGCTGAACCCCTTGATCTACAGTTTGCGGAACAAAGATGTGAAAGCTGCTTTCAAAAAACTGATCGGAAAAAAACCTCAATAA
- the LOC131908205 gene encoding olfactory receptor 5AP2 isoform X2 — translation MLITKPWSSTEVTEFILLGLSDNPDLQGVLFALFLVIYMMTMVGNLGMMALIKIDCCLHTPMYFFLSSLSFVDASYSSSVTPKMLVNLMAEDKSISFNGCAAQFFFFGSFLGTECFLLAMMAYDRYAAIWSPLLYPVLMSGRICFMLVITSFLAGFGNAAIHTGMTFRLSFCGSNKINHFYCDTPPLLKLSCSDTHINGIVIMAFSSFNVISCVLIVLISYLCILIAILRMPSAEGRHKAFSTCASHLMAVTIFFGTILFMYLRPTSSYSMEQDKVVSVFYTVVIPMLNPLIYSLKNKDVKEAVKKILQKHVL, via the exons ATGCTGataaccaaaccctggtcctctac AGAAGTGACAGAATTTATCCTCTTGGGCCTCTCAGACAATCCAGATCTGCAAGGTGTCCTCTTTGCGTTGTTTCTGGTGATCTACATGATGACCATGGTGGGTAATTTGGGGATGATGGCACTGATTAAGATTGACTGCTGTCTGCACACGCCTATGTACTTCTTTCTCAGCAGTCTTTCCTTTGTTGATGCCTCTTATTCTTCTTCTGTCACTCCTAAGATGCTGGTGAACCTCATGGCTGAGGATAAGAGCATTTCTTTCAATGGGTGTGCTGCCCAGTTCTTCTTCTTTGGCTCCTTCTTGGGAACTGAATGCTTCCTGCTAGCCATGATGGCATATGACCGCTATGCAGCCATTTGGAGTCCCCTGCTGTACCCAGTTCTCATGTCTGGGAGAATTTGTTTCATGTTGGTGATTACTTCATTCCTAGCAGGCTTTGGCAATGCAGCCATCCACACGGGGATGACTTTCAGATTGTCTTTTTGTGGCTCTAATAAGATCAATCATTTCTATTGTGACACCCCACCTCTGCTCAAACTCTCTTGCTCTGACACTCATATCAATGGCATTGTGATCATGGCTTTCTCCAGTTTCAATGTCATCAGCTGTGTTCTGATTGTTCTCATTTCTTATCTGTGCATCCTCATTGCCATATTGAGGATGCCTTCTGCAGAAGGAAGACACAAAGCCTTCTCCACCTGTGCCTCCCACCTCATGGCTGTCACCATCTTCTTTGGAACAATTCTTTTCATGTACTTGCGTCCTACCTCTAGCTACTCGATGGAGCAAGACAAGGTTGTTTCTGTATTTTACACAGTAGTAATTCCCATGCTTAACCCTCTTATctacagtttaaaaaataaagatgtgaAAGAGGCAGTGAAGAAAATCCTACAGAAACATGTGCTTTGA
- the LOC131908205 gene encoding olfactory receptor 5AP2 isoform X1 yields MVRTVKGVQGKNETEVTEFILLGLSDNPDLQGVLFALFLVIYMMTMVGNLGMMALIKIDCCLHTPMYFFLSSLSFVDASYSSSVTPKMLVNLMAEDKSISFNGCAAQFFFFGSFLGTECFLLAMMAYDRYAAIWSPLLYPVLMSGRICFMLVITSFLAGFGNAAIHTGMTFRLSFCGSNKINHFYCDTPPLLKLSCSDTHINGIVIMAFSSFNVISCVLIVLISYLCILIAILRMPSAEGRHKAFSTCASHLMAVTIFFGTILFMYLRPTSSYSMEQDKVVSVFYTVVIPMLNPLIYSLKNKDVKEAVKKILQKHVL; encoded by the coding sequence ATGGTCAGAACCGTGAAAGGTGTCCAAGGCAAAAATGAGACAGAAGTGACAGAATTTATCCTCTTGGGCCTCTCAGACAATCCAGATCTGCAAGGTGTCCTCTTTGCGTTGTTTCTGGTGATCTACATGATGACCATGGTGGGTAATTTGGGGATGATGGCACTGATTAAGATTGACTGCTGTCTGCACACGCCTATGTACTTCTTTCTCAGCAGTCTTTCCTTTGTTGATGCCTCTTATTCTTCTTCTGTCACTCCTAAGATGCTGGTGAACCTCATGGCTGAGGATAAGAGCATTTCTTTCAATGGGTGTGCTGCCCAGTTCTTCTTCTTTGGCTCCTTCTTGGGAACTGAATGCTTCCTGCTAGCCATGATGGCATATGACCGCTATGCAGCCATTTGGAGTCCCCTGCTGTACCCAGTTCTCATGTCTGGGAGAATTTGTTTCATGTTGGTGATTACTTCATTCCTAGCAGGCTTTGGCAATGCAGCCATCCACACGGGGATGACTTTCAGATTGTCTTTTTGTGGCTCTAATAAGATCAATCATTTCTATTGTGACACCCCACCTCTGCTCAAACTCTCTTGCTCTGACACTCATATCAATGGCATTGTGATCATGGCTTTCTCCAGTTTCAATGTCATCAGCTGTGTTCTGATTGTTCTCATTTCTTATCTGTGCATCCTCATTGCCATATTGAGGATGCCTTCTGCAGAAGGAAGACACAAAGCCTTCTCCACCTGTGCCTCCCACCTCATGGCTGTCACCATCTTCTTTGGAACAATTCTTTTCATGTACTTGCGTCCTACCTCTAGCTACTCGATGGAGCAAGACAAGGTTGTTTCTGTATTTTACACAGTAGTAATTCCCATGCTTAACCCTCTTATctacagtttaaaaaataaagatgtgaAAGAGGCAGTGAAGAAAATCCTACAGAAACATGTGCTTTGA